A region of the Electrophorus electricus isolate fEleEle1 chromosome 7, fEleEle1.pri, whole genome shotgun sequence genome:
AAGACAACATAACCATGAAGAGTGGTGGCAAGATCAGACAAATCTCACCCTGCATCTCACCCTGCAATCCTCTCACCCTGCAATCCTCTCACCCTGCATGTCTTCTAAGCCCTACTCTCAGGCAGAAGGCTCAGGGCTATTAAGTCCTGCACTACCAGACACAATACTACTTGCTCATACtttgatttgtgtttaaaaGTAGATGTCCAATAGTTTTATCCTCAGGCAATACTGCCACATTGACTATTGCACAATTGGAATTGATAGAATTTAGTTTTCAATACATTTCCAGCATATCAAAGTTCTGTTCTTCTTACACAATCCTTTTCACTATAATCCAGCGAGGAATTCTGCTTCTTATAATCATAAAATCAACTTGAGCATTAAAAAACATCCAAGATTATCATGTTTGAGGCCTGTACATTCATATGTTTGAGACAAAAGACCACACCTGTTGAATTTGTCTTGCATGGTTTCTTTTTCATCAGGACCCCAATGACAACAACCACCACAAGTATGACAGCTATGAGCAACAATGGGTAATATAATCCAGGGATGGCTTGATCTTCTTTTTCTACTGAAGATAAAATAACTGGTAATGATTTGCAACATTTGTGCCAAAGCATAACAGAGTTAGAAAGGCAATATAAAATGTCACCTTCTATATCTATATTACTATATTGATTCATTTTAACACTGCGGTAAAAATTTAAATGCACTCCTACACCATTGAGTAAATGATAATAATCGTTAGATGTAACTCACATTTATGACTATTTATATATACAACtggaaaacactaaacatttaatttaccGCTAGCTTCAATAGCAACAGTATGGATTTCCTGTGCTGCCTGGTGAGTAGGCACGTTTAATTCTAACTCTAATACAACCAATTAGAGTCAGTGAGTCAGCTAGTGAGCAAGGAGGCAGGTACAGTAGGAAGTCTCACAAAAATCTTTGCATGATGCTGTTTAAGCTTACCTAAAACGAACCTAAAGAACTTAAGAACCTAAAACGAGGATTTCTAGATTAGCTTTCTTTTTCCAATTTGCCTTTGCTCACTCAGGCGTGTTttcttgaaaaaacaaacagtgttgTGGCTTTAGTCATCCCGTTGTTAAATGTTCAGACtagctttctgttttttttccaagcaaGATATTTGGGTTGAGAAACCCCCTTTTCAAGCTTTATCACTAAGAATACAGACATATTGAAAAACTATCTCAACtaataataagaaaacattCACTGAGATAAACAGCGAGCAAGTGATGAAATGTCAGGTTTGACTGGCTACAGCATCACAGACAGCATCTTCAGGTTGGTCACCAGGCTGGGCACTTTAATTAAATTGTGCAACATAATTTAAAACAgatatttgtgagtgtgtgtatacctgcacCTTTGCGATGACAGACTTGTTTAAGGTCTTTCATCTCGATGGCACTCATGTTCCAGCTGACTGGGTTGCTAATGTTGCAGATGACTGAGCTGCTGTTTATGACAGACAGGTAAAGGGTGATGCCTTCACgtgttatatttttattcttctcACAGGTTTTATTAAAACAGCTAGAGATGACTGAGAGGCCATGACCTTTACAGGTGAGACTTATATTACAGGGATCACCAATTTGCTTGTCTAGAACATAAGTAAGGCCAGGAGTCTCCACTGGGTCTGtggtagaaacacacacacagacaattatACATCATTAGTCAGGTAGAGCTAGtctaaatatttacacaagACACTACTAAATCTGTTAGAATGATCCTGATTTTTGGTCACCTCTTTCTCATGACTTGTTATTGTCTTCCTGTCTACCACAGTAATGACTACATTGTCAACATTCCCATACAGCTTTTAATAACTTTCCTTTAAAATTCAAGTCACTTTAGATCTCAGTGGATTTACTGTATGTGCATggttaaagaaaatatatgtaGCATCATAACACAACAATGTTGTTGCATCAGTAATTGCACCTCTCCTGCTGTTTACCATGCTGTAAAACTTACCCAACACGGAGAGAGAGTACATAGCAACTATCTTGTCGTTGAAATGAGATACTTGTGCTTCATACAGTCCACTGTCCTTCTTCTGCAAGTTCTTCAGTGTCAGACTGTAGGTTTCAATATTGAACTCTACTCTCCCTTCATAAGAGGGGTTTACTctcattttttttgtctcattataatattttatcagatttattgttttgttaaatCTCCAAATGAACTCCTCAAATGTAGATTCATGGTCCTGTGCATCCATTTGAACTGAAGTGCCAATAAGCCTTAACTCCTCATGGGACACTGTAAAGAATTGCAAAGATAAGCAGATTGGTTAGGATGTGGTGACTCTTTTTTTGTCCTGTCTAGTAGTTATTATAAGAAAAAAGATCCAGATCTCAATCACTTTCAGTATGTTGTAGAACATCTTAGAGTGACTACGTGTAacgatgagcggtaaggaggcgggcgcatgtgcggagaagagcgagatttaattggggcaaatccaaaatcagttgttaaagcagtccagggtgaAAGCCAACCTGGAGAGCACGGGGTTTACATGATTAAACgggacaagggctaggatagaCGAGTAGCAAAACACAGACGctagaactaaacacacagaagcaaacagGGGAGCAGGCTATAACACACTAGGAAACATGGGGGGCTAGCTGAACaaaaaggcacagagtacaaagaaaacaccataagaataaacatgcaaacgcaatgaactaaacacatacgATAACTCCATGACCAGCAAAAAcacatgaccaaaaaaaaagaaaaaaaaaaagacatagtttaaatacatgaacttaacgagggacaggtgtggaaaatcaaacgaggggcggagaaaacgaaactaaggcatgaaaccagggagtgcaggaaaacacgacagggaaaccatgataacagggacgccaggagggtggccattcatgaCACTACGTAAAGCTGATGCTGTAGTTGAAAGCTAACTATATGGAGCAGTGGCAAAAGCTGTATCTTCATTACATTCAGAATATGCAGTAGAGAACACAGCTGCACTCTTTCAGAACAAAGTCTAGGAGTGACTGCAACAAACGCACTGGAACATTCAAGCTACTAGATGCAAAACATTCACctgttaaatgtgaaatgaatggaaaatatCATAGATTCACATTAATTAAAGtcaattttcaaataaaatgaactgaaacaaggttaaaagcaaaatgaacaGCCAGTGAATTGCTGTTATCTAgtatatgaataaatgttttaatgttaaaattcCCCTCTCTTGCTACAGAAACCCATGTGTGCACAggacttccttttttttctgtacgtTTCCATGGTTGTTTTTAGCTATATACGGTCTACTATTACTGTCCAGTTTTtgatcattctttttttttgattgTTGGTTTCTTTGTTGATCAGAAAATGTTCCTTTTAATGGTTCTGTTGCTGGAAATGAGAACTGTATTGATTAGATTCCATGAATATGCTAGATTCTGAGAATATGTTAATAAGGATTCTGGTGATATGTTGTTTTTATAGTTGCTGCCTGTTCTTATCACATACACCGCATTacttctttttcacacacacacactggctacaAATAactgatgtcactccacaataGCACTTCTGACTGCATAAAGattctgtgtctcctgttctgCTCAGAATTTCTCTCCACATGCCTGAGGGTAACAAAGTGTTGTCAAtaatggccaccctcctagcatccctgtctgttgtctttgttttgctttacctccttgttgtggttccgtTTCTTAGTAAATTTTTCCCACCCCTCATGAGTTGcaactgtgtcttgtttagtgctcattagactatgtatttaatccctgtgtttgtgcagtcttgtGGCTGGTTATTGTAATCCATGCCTTGTTTGTGATTCCTATCCTGTGTGTTAATTCTAGCTGCTGTTCGTGTTTTCTCtgcatgttttgttatttactAGTGTTAGTTTAGtgtaattattgtttgtttgtgtttttgttatagcTTGCTCccttttttgtcattgtgtgtttagttccttttagttaatcatgtattcccagactctacacattggctctatgaccctggattGTTTACGTGTTACACAGACTTGGAGGTGGAGTCAAAGGAGGAGGGGGCCTTTATATTATACCCCCCCACAAAGGCATGACTCCTGGTGCCAGCCTACTGGACCACAACACCAGTTGGTGAGGCTTGAGGGCTCAATGGGCTTAAGCAGGCTTACATGGGCAAGACAGGTGGGAAGACAATGGGAACTAAGGCAACAACGgccacagggacagacacactaGCAGGAAACAACAGAcgcaaaatgaaacaaatcgACTGACAGCATGATAGTGATTAGGGGAGGGATGGTGATAGGGTCGTGAATAATGAACCCTATGGGAGGGGTAGGTGAAAGTCTGGTAACAGACCGGTAGAGGAAACCGGTCAGTCCGTCTGGCACTGGCCGTGGAGAGGTCCAGTGAGTCCAGGAGGGATCACCTACAAAGCATGAGCTGCGGATCTGGGCTTAGGCAGCACTTCGACCTCCATGTAAGAGTCCTAGAGAGGTCATCATAACTCCTTCCAGGACTTCTCCCCATACAAGAGTCCTCTGAGGTTGAGAGATGACCACAGAGGTCTTCACAGCCCCCTCAAGGTCCTCCAGCCACTTCTATGGTGGTCTATGAGATAACAGTCAGTTCCTGAATTACCCAGTCTGGGAGCCCCTGGCCCCCACCAGAAAATCCCAGGGGAGCCTTCCTCCTCCAGGCAGGGATGAATTTTGCTGTTGTGGATAAAGGGCTTTTCTCCATGGTCATGGTCGGGGctgctgtcttttctttttgcttttccttttttggcAGAAGGGGTGTGTCGGGGTCCTCTATCTCAGGGCCATCAAAAGAGGCATTAAAAGCAGACAGCGGGCACTCAGAGAAGCTCAGGGACTGGCCTGTCTCGCACTCATTCAGAAGTTCAAGTCCCCAGACAGGCAGACCAACTGGTTGTCTCCTTCACCTCTAGAGTCCCTCCTGAGCCACTGGTCGATTATGTTGTCGAGGTAGCATAGACATGACAAAGTGCCCATGTTTAGCAAACAATCACACTACAAACAGttaaatgaaaaatttaaaGGATATGTACAGTGTACTGCATACggacaaacacaagaaaaaacacAGGTCTATAAATACACAGGTAACAAAGAGTGAAACTAGGCACAGGTGTAACACATGGTGGGCTAATAGGGGTGTGGCGACATAGacaggcacatacacagacacacaatcatgaTGACAAACACCAATGAGACGCTACCAATGAAACTTGGGGGAGGAGTCGAGGAGGAGGGGGCGGTTACCTTTTTGCACAGTACATGGCTCAAAGAGCCAATcagaaataagcaaataaaaaactaCACTGAACAGCAAAAATGTAGTATGTGATTGGTTTAGAGACAATAGTgcaaatgaataaagaaaaatagcCTTTGCTTGGTTTGTGCTTGGGGGTGCAGAGAGAAATCTAAAGATTTGTCTTCTAGGTACAGACACcaaactacactacactactgacAACCCCATCtatctatttctttctttttcatcatCCCTCAATTCTCTTGTGAGAATCTACCAATTTTAAGCCCCTTTATATTCAAACTAGCCATTAAACTCAGTAGGAATCTCAACAGCTGACACAAAGAACCAAACTGCATTTACTGACGACCCGCATCTTTTACCCTTCCTTCCAATCCTCCTTTCTCCAAATGAAAATTAGGTGTTCACACTCCCAAAGGCAACTCGAAGTTTGGTCACAAATTTTAATTCCCTTTCCCTTAATTTCCCTTCATTTTCCTTTCTACTTAAACCAATTATTTTATGTACCTTTTGGCCTTCCTCTGTTGATCTTgggatgtaataagctttattatttcatttatctaTGTCTGTGTAAAGTACGTTGAATTGCCTCTGTGAATGACAAGtgctataaaaaaaactttacttGCCTTGAAATACATCAATGGCTATACTTGTAAGTGCATACTTCAGACTTCTACCACTAGTCTTGGGATAATGACCCGAGACACAACTAAAACGTATAACCCTATTTCTATTAAACTTATATGCCAAATCCCTATGTAGTTTTATCACATTTACCTGCCTACTAAGATCATACACTAACCCATAAAATTTTAGAAATTTGCTTAGCAAATTGAAAGAGAACTATCCATATGGTATATTCTAAAGTCCATTTTCCAaaagtatttttacttttatagcATGCAATGCTTTAATGAACCaaagtttaattaattattcagttaatcacttattattaaatattttatcattgATAGGGACAGACCCCAATATTCAAATAGTATTGTATGCTTTTAACACAACATAGAATACTGTAAAACATGATAAATCACACGGTTCAAGCTTCACAACTATGAACCGTGGCTAGCCAGAACAAATGATAGATTTTAGTATGTAATACAGTTAAATACTTCAATAAAGTAACAATTTAAAGCTCCAAAGAGACAGAATTATTTGTATTACAATAGTTCATACTCAGTATTACAACGATTTCCGCAATAAAACTGAAActatgaaaaactaaaaactacaAGAAAACTGTTTCATTCTATAGACCACTAGATAACACCTTTGTATGGAACCTATAAAAGTCTGAAATTAttcactatatatatttaagtttAGAGGACTCTACCtgcaaatgagacaaaaacagagagaacgaGGATCCGTTGCACTACCATCATTGTTAAACTGTTACTTCCTCTTTCAAACTGTTGAAAGAAAATGGTGATTATGGGACAGTAAAAGGCTCCACTGAAGAGTTGTTCACTGGAGACAATTAGGTACATTTAATGCAGTATTTCTGAGAAAGACTTTTGCTGATGCATACCTCTTGTGTCAGGAATGTATTCGTTTTCCATTTATGGACAGTCGACATATAAAATACCAGTTTTGCAATATGATTGTCAGGCTGTCTGTTGTAATGAACTGAAACTCTGGAAGCAGGATTGTTTGAGTTCAGTTTCATTAGCACCTGTCACTTCCATTTCCAGTAAACCCAGCTTCTCTGTGCTGTATGATTATGCATTAAAACCCTTTGAGGTTTAATATGTCATTGCTGATTTGAAAAAGCATGCTGTAATACTACAGTAATTAAAACAGGACATACAGTAATATATACAAgtaactatatatttttttacaccaacaaataaaaatgtctgaaatatttaaagccAACATTCTGCTTCTCACAGAACCTCTACCAGGTAGGTAGAAGTTCAATAGTAATTCACCTAATATACTATAGTAGTCAATTCACCACATATTTCTAACACAAATCAAGCAGAAGAAGTGAGaaataattcacaaaataaGAGCAAATATTATTTGAGACTATGAGGCCATTTTTCCCCAGAAACTGCAATACAGGGAGGATGCCATAGCAGAAGTAAaattgcttctctctctctctctctctctctctcactcactcactcactcactcactcactcactcactcactcactctctctctctctctctctctctctctctctctctctctctctctctctctctcacacacacacacaaacgttgttacagttgtttttttttacccaggTTTTGGTGGAACATGCATGTGGtgacctcttcctctttctttcttcctgcttTGTGCTCCTACACCTTCTTTATGTTGtcatattaattatattaccTCTGAGTCACAGGGCTTgcagcagaaataaaacaaatgtaaaattaatgtaATGTGATTATAAAATAATGGGATTTCTTTTAGTTTGGGCTTGTGTGATCTTAGTTCACCTGTCCTTCTCTTTGAATCATTTATAGTTTTGTTAAGTGTGAAGCTCATGTCACTGTTGAATAATATACTTTTGCTACAATGCTCTAGGGAATCTTTGAGCTTAtgcaaatagtttttttttttcactgtctgtaatatttttaaatgtcaagaAACAAAGATTTTCTTGTGCATGTTTTCAAATGGAGTGGCCTTCAGACTCTGTTGGTACATGTCTTGAAATAATGTTTCCCAAAACCCACACACTTCCTTCCTGCAACAGTGGGAGGACTATGATGGCTTACAAAGCCCCCCATCACACTTGAGTAAAAGCCCCGACTTCTCTACTGCACTCTAGATTCTCTATTGCACTAGTATAGTGATGAGGTCATTATGAGTGAGAAATACAGACAAACCCAATCACAACTTAATTAATTCACAAAACTATTAGATATAATATGGAAGCATATGAGGAGAAAAAGGAACGAGAAGGTATTTGTTTTATGAGTTGGTGTTGAACTCTTGGTGACTGAATCTGGCtgtctgttcatctgtttctgATGATGCTTCAGGCTGGTAAAAGATGCTCTTGTATGATTAACACATCAGTGACTTTTTTGTCAGAAAGGTAAGTGGTGAACCATGTGTTCTGTTTAAGTAATTTTAGAGACACATCTACAAATGTATGAGGTTTCAACTGGCTTCTTGGGTACTGGAATGTGGGTAAAGTAGAATTGTGTCTGCTTACTGCTCTCAAGTCTCAGCTGACAAAAACCACCTAGAAATGTTACTTCCTGAATTACAACAGGAAACTGCTGAAAACCCGACCTTATGAGTTCAGAAAACCAGCGCCTAAAGCACTCAGACTTGACATGGCACTTTTCCCTACACCCTCCATCATAACAAAGACTAATATAAATTAAGACTAATAGAAAGAATATAAGTATAAACATTTGCCCCAAATTCCTCAAGTCCAAGTTAAATGCAAGACACCGGAATTCTAGTCAGATATTCTAAAAGGTAAACGGattcaatgtttttttaaaaactacacagcacagaaaGAAGTTATAAACATCATAAGTTCCCTAACTCAAACCATAAAAATAGATATGGCAATTCAAATGGGCACTTATCCCCTACAGCTCTTTGCATAGTCTCCTAAATCTAGAattgatgtttaaaaatacaggaTTAATCTTCTAGTTCACAAACAACAAGCTACTAATTGTTgtaacacagaaagaaaagcgAAGTTTCACAACGGCCATGCACAGACAACCATGTCTACGCTCTGTTTTGGTCACTCATAGTAGTGCCAGAGGAGGAAAGGGAGATCCTGAACCACATGAGCAcatgagaaagacagagcgagagaaaagaagaggaagtgatgtcatcAGACATCACAAGACTAAGCTGCCACAGTGCCTGTGTTGTGCTAAGGACAGAAATGACTGTGTTCCTGTCATGTACTGTGTCCAtaggagtgtgtagtgtgtttttgACCCTGTTAAAGGTCCAGTGAGAGATTTCTTCTCCGCCACTAGAGAGTTGAAgatctgtttgtatgtgttattAGTGGAGacttattttgactttttttgttaTCTTCATTAATTTGCTTCCTGCCTTGATACTGAGCTTGCTTTTCCCTAGTATCTCTTGCTGCTGTTGTACAGCTTTATAcagtgttgttttggttttgtgtatTGATGGTAGGGAGTAGCTGCTATTTGTTGTGGGTTTGGGGCTTTGTTACTATTTTTTGTTGGGGAATTAGTGTAgtcctgtgtgtttattctttttctctgtgaaaacctattcagtgtgtttttattttattgtgggttttgtttgttactttggcctgggtcactgcTGAAGACACCAGCAATATTTGACTACCGTGGTATTTCCCTGGGTTCTTTGTTCTTACAAACATTTGTTAGCCGTTTTACCCCACGGCTCTTGTTACAGCCTTATTGCCCAGACAAGGTCGTAACAGTTCCTCTTTCTccatgtttctatttttttcttctgatgcactttaaacaataaaaaacaagcaaacaaacaaaaaggcaaacaaaactTCCATGGTCTTGCTTAATGTGTTTGGTCACATTGTGATTGCACTGGCTattttaattagaaaaataCCAATATACAGCAAGCCTATAGATTCCTGCATATCTgtatttattcagtgttttctgggcaaaatgtgtgtgtgtgttatttgagGAGGAGGCTTGCTATTCATTTTATATCTGCAAAAGGATAACTTTTGAACATTTAACTTACTTGCTGGTGGACTGGTACAGGGGCATATGCTGTGCATATACTAGGGATCTAATTCTTAGGCCCCCCTCAGACAGTGGGCTTAGGCTTCCAGAGGCCCATGGCAGTTGGAGGTCTATGGGCACTGGCCCAGTCAATAATCCATTCCTGAGTGCATTTTTAAGAAGAATTCAGAAAGCATCTAACCTGTCCATCTACTTATTGCAGTTTggtttcaaaatgaaaaacatgtaaTGTCCATATACCCTCATAGTTTGGTTAGTGTAGGCCTTATGCAATGCTGTCGCTTGCACCCATATATTGAAAATGTGGATATGTGAATCCCACATGCAAATGCCAATTGGGATTAAATAACAATGAAAGCATCTGACTATACCCTTGGTAAAGATAGAAGAAATACAGTACCAAGTGTCAGTGAGTCAACAGAAGACCATGTAGCAGGAAAGATGCTTGCATTAGATATAGatattcatgtttatattttatgaaggtgtaaaaaaacaaaaaaacaaaactaacattCCATTACACTAAACCAATATTTCACTTTCAATTCTCCATCTAACCCTTGGTTTATTATGCAGCAATAGCTTGGCAAATCACTACATGTAGAGGTGAGAATAATTTAGTTAACCTTACTTGTAAAATgccatctttttttaaaactgttataAAAGCAAAATAGTGGCAATCCaagattaaataataaaaataccaaaacataGCATTTATCCCTGACCATTGGTGAATGTGACTTGATTAAGTAAAACCAAgcctttaaaatgtgaaaatctaGATTACAGAGAATTTACtctacaaatcattttaaaaatggctataTACTAAATGAATATACAAAACTCCAATAATTTACTTTAAGGATTTAATATACAGAAATCCATGTTTTGTATATGTCAAATGTTTGAATCCTGGCTGAAATTCTATAATAGagacaaatatattaaataaaaaaataaattaagaaatcCATTTCTGCATgaaattatattacacacacacaatgaaaaagaCAATACTCTGGCCTAGACATGGAccataattagaaaaaaaaagaaaaaaagaaaaagcaatttTGTGTCCCAAAGTAACAGCTAAGTTTATCCCCAGTACTCCACGATCAAGGTGAAAAGAACTATACATAACACAATCACTGTAAAGCTTTACGCAAATGTCTTGAAGGAGCATGGGATGTTTAGgctgcttgattgcagttggtGACAATATAAAAGTTTTAGTTTCTCATAAGTGATGGGGCTCCCTCTGCAGCTTTATTGACCTTTCACTACCCCATAAATGGTTCCAGGCTTAGAATGATCCACAGTACTGTATATGGTTGATGGGAAGTTGTCAGATCTCTAGGTAAtcataaagaaacataaaagcatTATTAACATTCAGAATATAAGATTCTCTGAGCTAATGTGATAAGTGATAATAAAAATGGAGCTTTGACAATTCCTTTCAGGAAACAAAGCATGGACAAAGCAAGATTCATATCATTAACATGGAACAAATTTTATATGAACAtaaatttttcttttaaagaaatTTTGCATCAGAAATTTCTTACCGTATCTGCAAAGGTGTAATAAGTGCTGGGCAGTCTTTTGTCCACATGAGTTTCTTGTTGCTAAATATATTCAATAAAAAAAGTGGTaggaacaaaataataaattattactatcacactataataataataatatgaaccATATAGTTCATGACATGCCAGATGTACAATACTCTGCACAAGGcataacacattttaatcacCACTGATGCTGCAGTTATACAATTGGGCTACAGCAAATGCAATGGGCTGGAAAGACATTCACACAGTAAGGAACAACATTCAACCAATTACTGATCATTAATTTGCTCACCAGGCTATTGATCTCATGCGTTTCCTATTATCTatgtaaggtgggctcaaacccaggtcagctagatGATGACACCAGCAGCCTACTAGGTGAGCAACCACGTTCTAACAATgatgggcccgtgtgcagaacagttagatcttggatcaggtaaaacaaaaggaagaaactaaacaccatgccgagtgtggaaaaagggagaacaaaggaggccacgggaagaaatggcaaccccgat
Encoded here:
- the LOC113586709 gene encoding SLAM family member 9-like isoform X4; this translates as MSTVHKWKTNTFLTQEFERGSNSLTMMVVQRILVLSVFVSFAVSHEELRLIGTSVQMDAQDHESTFEEFIWRFNKTINLIKYYNETKKMRVNPSYEGRVEFNIETYSLTLKNLQKKDSGLYEAQVSHFNDKIVAMYSLSVLDPVETPGLTYVLDKQIGDPCNISLTCKGHGLSVISSCFNKTCEKNKNITREGITLYLSVINSSSVICNISNPVSWNMSAIEMKDLKQVCHRKEKEDQAIPGLYYPLLLIAVILVVVVVIGVLMKKKPCKTNSTGSSQGDTVYAEVENGNGKPAAMLDKLGQPSTVYSVVGKPAQSSGSEESNGTTPNTLYQELETQVSLVETSTHDTSGVLNMKQVTMERPHTLPETVYATVCKANK
- the LOC113586709 gene encoding SLAM family member 9-like isoform X3, which produces MSTVHKWKTNTFLTQEFERGSNSLTMMVVQRILVLSVFVSFAVSHEELRLIGTSVQMDAQDHESTFEEFIWRFNKTINLIKYYNETKKMRVNPSYEGRVEFNIETYSLTLKNLQKKDSGLYEAQVSHFNDKIVAMYSLSVLDPVETPGLTYVLDKQIGDPCNISLTCKGHGLSVISSCFNKTCEKNKNITREGITLYLSVINSSSVICNISNPVSWNMSAIEMKDLKQVCHRKVEKEDQAIPGLYYPLLLIAVILVVVVVIGVLMKKKPCKTNSTGSSQGDTVYAEVENGNGKPAAMLDKLGQPSTVYSVVGKPAQSSGSEESNGTTPNTLYQELETQVSLVETSTHDTSGVLNMKQVTMERPHTLPETVYATVCKANK
- the LOC113586709 gene encoding SLAM family member 9-like isoform X2, with product MSTVHKWKTNTFLTQEFERGSNSLTMMVVQRILVLSVFVSFAVSHEELRLIGTSVQMDAQDHESTFEEFIWRFNKTINLIKYYNETKKMRVNPSYEGRVEFNIETYSLTLKNLQKKDSGLYEAQVSHFNDKIVAMYSLSVLDPVETPGLTYVLDKQIGDPCNISLTCKGHGLSVISSCFNKTCEKNKNITREGITLYLSVINSSSVICNISNPVSWNMSAIEMKDLKQVCHRKGAEKEDQAIPGLYYPLLLIAVILVVVVVIGVLMKKKPCKTNSTGSSQGDTVYAEVENGNGKPAAMLDKLGQPSTVYSVVGKPAQSSGSEESNGTTPNTLYQELETQVSLVETSTHDTSGVLNMKQVTMERPHTLPETVYATVCKANK
- the LOC113586709 gene encoding SLAM family member 9-like isoform X5, producing MSTVHKWKTNTFLTQEFERGSNSLTMMVVQRILVLSVFVSFAVSHEELRLIGTSVQMDAQDHESTFEEFIWRFNKTINLIKYYNETKKMRVNPSYEGRVEFNIETYSLTLKNLQKKDSGLYEAQVSHFNDKIVAMYSLSVLDPVETPGLTYVLDKQIGDPCNISLTCKGHGLSVISSCFNKTCEKNKNITREGITLYLSVINSSSVICNISNPVSWNMSAIEMKDLKQVCHRKGAVEKEDQAIPGLYYPLLLIAVILVVVVVIGVLMKKKPCKTNSTGSSQGDTVYAEVENGNGKPAAMLDKLGQPSTVYSVVGKPAQSSGSEESNGTTPNTLYQKQVTMERPHTLPETVYATVCKANK
- the LOC113586709 gene encoding SLAM family member 9-like isoform X1, translating into MSTVHKWKTNTFLTQEFERGSNSLTMMVVQRILVLSVFVSFAVSHEELRLIGTSVQMDAQDHESTFEEFIWRFNKTINLIKYYNETKKMRVNPSYEGRVEFNIETYSLTLKNLQKKDSGLYEAQVSHFNDKIVAMYSLSVLDPVETPGLTYVLDKQIGDPCNISLTCKGHGLSVISSCFNKTCEKNKNITREGITLYLSVINSSSVICNISNPVSWNMSAIEMKDLKQVCHRKGAVEKEDQAIPGLYYPLLLIAVILVVVVVIGVLMKKKPCKTNSTGSSQGDTVYAEVENGNGKPAAMLDKLGQPSTVYSVVGKPAQSSGSEESNGTTPNTLYQELETQVSLVETSTHDTSGVLNMKQVTMERPHTLPETVYATVCKANK